The stretch of DNA GCGGCTGATCGAGCATTGTCGGGCCCGCGGCATGAAACTGATCTACGACCTCGACGACGATCTCGTCTCGATTCCGCCATCGCACCCGGAAGCCGTCCGACTCGAAGGCCTGGCGACCATCGTCAGGAAGTTCCTGGAGAGCGCTGACCGTGTCTGGCTGGCGACTCCGGAGCTGCAGCGCCGGCTGGCCCCCAAGCTGTGCGACTCGGAAGTCGTGGCCAACAAGCATGATGAACGAATTTGGCGACACTCTGCCAAGCGGTCTGATGTCATGGGAACTCAGTCCGTGCGGATCGTCTACATGGGAACTGCGACGCACGACGAGGAACTTGATTTCCTCCAGCCGATCGCCGAGTTACTCCAGCGGCAGTTCGGTCGGCAGGTTCGCTTCGACGTCGTGGGCGTGGCCAGTCGGGGACAGCTGGCCCGCTGCTTCCATCGGGTCACGCCCGAGGAGGGGCCGGCCGCGCAGACCTACCCGGGCTTCGTCGAGTGGTTCTGTCGCCAACACTGGGACATCGCCGTGTCGCCGCTGATCGACAGCCCGTTCAACCGCTGCAAGTCGGCGATCAAGCTGTTCGATTACGCCGCCCTCGCCCTGCCCGTGGTGGCGTCGCAGCACGCCGAGTATGACGCGGCGTACGGCGGCGACCACGGCGTGCAGCTGGTCGAGAACACAGTCACCGCGTGGTACGACGCGCTGTTGCGACTCGTGATCGATGCCGAGAATCGCCGGCGCCTGGGGCAGAAGGTCGTCGAGCATTACCGTCGCCATCACGTCCTCGGCGCCGATCCGCAGCTCCTGCGAGGGGCGATCCGCCGCGCCCTCGCAGCACGGCCCGCCCAGCGAGCCGCATGATGGCATCCTACGAACTCGACCAGCCGGCGACCGGCGCGGCCTTCGACGAGACGGCCTACCTGCGAGCCAATCCAGACGTCGCCCAAGCCGTGCGCGACGGCCACGTCGCCTCCGGTCGGCAGCACTTCGATCTCTATGGACAGCGGGATACGCCCCGCCGCATGATGCGGATGACGGAGCGGATTCACCAGGCCAAGCGGCGGAAACTCCGCCGCATTCGCCCGCTTCTCCGTTCCGATGCGCCAGCGGTGGAGCATGATGACCACGTTGATTGCCTGCCGGCGGCGACGAAGTCCCGCTGGAACATCAGCGACACGGAGGCCGTCTCCTCCCACCCCTACGACGACGACATCATGCAGCTCGTCGGTCGCCACGAGAACGGCCTCGTCCTCGACGCCGGTGCCGGGAAGCGGCCCGTCTACTTTGACAACGTGGTGAACTACGAGATCGTCGCCTACGACACGACCGATGTGGTCAATCTCTTCGCCGACCTGCTCGAGGTGGAGCGGGTCGAGGTGTCGCGCCACCTGCTGCCAATCTGGGCGTTGACATGGATCTGCTCCCGGTGGGCGGAGGGGCTCTCCGGCGCCGCAAAGGACGAGTTCCTCGGCATGCGAATCGCCGACTTTATCGGCTCTCCGGTGCCGCACCTCGACGAGCGGTATGTGACCGGGCTTCCGGCCATCGTGAACTCCGAACTGGCCGCCGGGCATGCCCTGTTCGCCCACAAGCCGCTCCGCCCCGTCTCTGATCGACATCCGATCGCGTGAGTCGTGCGATGCCGTTGGTCGACCGTCTTCCATCGTCGCGACGTGACCTCATCGGCGGCCTCGTCACGGCGGCCCTCGTGGGCATCATCACGCTGGCCGTCACCCGACATCCGCAGGGCCCGGCCAGTGGCGGGCTCGATTCCTCCTGGGGCAGCGTGCTGCGGTATGCCCACGACCGCGGGCTCGACTTCAGCACCGATATCGTGTTCACCTACGGACCCCTCGGCTATGCGACCGCAGAGGTCTACTCCGGTGGCTCGACCGCGCTCTCGAACTGGGTGCGCACGGTCATCACGCTGTTCGTCGTGGTTCCCATCGTGCTCGTTGCCCGCAGGCTCTCCTGGCAGGCGGGCGTGGCGCTGCTGCTGATCGTGGCGGCCCTGCGATTGATGCGGATCTGCGGCCTCGACGGTCTCGTGCAGGCAGCCTTGTGCTGCTGGGGCCTGCTTGCGTTCACGGCAGACTCGGGCGGACCGCGGCCGAGCCGTTCCATCGTGGCGGTCTGCCTGGCGCTGGCGGTATCCGTCGCTCTCGTCGGCCTCGCGAAGTTCTCGTGGCTTCTCGCCGGCGCTGCCACCGTGTGCGCCGTCGCGATCGATCTTGGCCTGCGCGGCCGCCCCTGGCTCGCGGCCGCGACGATCGCGGCAACCGGGGGATTGTGGCTCGCTGGCTGGGCCGCCCTTGGCCAGCCGGTCGGCAACATCCCCACCTACCTCGCTGGAGCGTGGCAGGTCGCGGCGGGATATGCAAAGGCCATGGGCACGCGCGGACCGGGCAGTTTTTTTGTCCTGGCGCTGCTCGCCGCCGGGTCGTGCGCCGTCGGCGTCGTGCTCCACAGCCGGGAGGCGTCTCTGCCCGGCCAGAGTCGCCTCCCGATGCGCCGCTGGATGCTCATGCTGTGGCTGCTCGGCATGCTGTTTCTCGGCTGGAAACATGGGGTGGTCCGGGCGGCGGCCGGCGACACACACATCACGGCCCTGTTGGCCCAGTGCGTCGTGCTCGCCTTCGCACTCCCGATCGTTCCTGTCGTCCGTCCTGGTGTGGAGCGTGTGGGCCAGACCCTGGGCTGGGGCGTGGCGATCCTCGCACTGACGCTGGCCCACTGGATGCAGCTTGGCTCACTCGAGGAAGGTATCGCCCAGACGATCCGACGCATCCCGGCCAATGCCTTCGCCCTGGCGCGGCCTGAGGGCCAGCGCCGCATGCTCGAACACCTGTGGGAGCAGGCTCGCGGAACGCTTACGTTGCCCACCGCCAAGAACCTGGTCGGCAGGGCACCGGTCGATGTCTTCGGCTACAGCCAGGATTATGCGATCGCCAACGACCTGAACTACGTCCCGCGGCCCGTGTTTCAGAGCTACTCGGTCTATAACAGCCGGCTTGCCGAACTGAACGACCGGTTCTATCAGTCACCGCGGGCCCCCGACTGGGTGCTCTTCGAACTCGGCTCGATCGACGGCCGTTACCCGGGGCTCGAGGACTCGCTCGCGCTGCGCACGATCCTGCACGACTACCGGACCGCCGGCACCGACCGCCAGTTCCTCGTGCTCCAGCGGGAGCGGCGCGAACCGGTTCGTCTCGAACTCCTCGTCAGTGGCACGATCCGAGTCGGCGAACGCATCGACGTGGCGGCGTATCGTCCCCGCGACCTCTGGCTGGAAATCGATGCCGCTCCCGGCGTTCTCGCGCGACTGGAGACATTCGTACTGCGGCCGCCGCCGCTGCGGTTT from Planctomycetia bacterium encodes:
- a CDS encoding membrane protein, producing MPLVDRLPSSRRDLIGGLVTAALVGIITLAVTRHPQGPASGGLDSSWGSVLRYAHDRGLDFSTDIVFTYGPLGYATAEVYSGGSTALSNWVRTVITLFVVVPIVLVARRLSWQAGVALLLIVAALRLMRICGLDGLVQAALCCWGLLAFTADSGGPRPSRSIVAVCLALAVSVALVGLAKFSWLLAGAATVCAVAIDLGLRGRPWLAAATIAATGGLWLAGWAALGQPVGNIPTYLAGAWQVAAGYAKAMGTRGPGSFFVLALLAAGSCAVGVVLHSREASLPGQSRLPMRRWMLMLWLLGMLFLGWKHGVVRAAAGDTHITALLAQCVVLAFALPIVPVVRPGVERVGQTLGWGVAILALTLAHWMQLGSLEEGIAQTIRRIPANAFALARPEGQRRMLEHLWEQARGTLTLPTAKNLVGRAPVDVFGYSQDYAIANDLNYVPRPVFQSYSVYNSRLAELNDRFYQSPRAPDWVLFELGSIDGRYPGLEDSLALRTILHDYRTAGTDRQFLVLQRERREPVRLELLVSGTIRVGERIDVAAYRPRDLWLEIDAAPGVLARLETFVLRPPPLRFRVWADGFPAEGYAYNAPAPMLATGFIASPVLGATADAAALLAGKPARLLQAFAVETSDRGRHTRVRYRLYAIAGGLVGEERLGQE